From a single Osmerus eperlanus chromosome 8, fOsmEpe2.1, whole genome shotgun sequence genomic region:
- the map3k7 gene encoding mitogen-activated protein kinase kinase kinase 7 isoform X1, which yields MSLPSADMLETPPGYPFEEIEYADIEVEEVVGRGAFGVVCKAKWKGKDVAIKTIESESERKAFIVELRQLSRVNHQNIVKLYGSCNNPVCLVMEYAEGGSLYNVLHGAEPLPYYTASHAMSWCFQCSQGVAYLHGMKPKALIHRDLKPPNLLLVAGGTVLKICDFGTACDIQTHMTNNKGSAAWMAPEVFEGNNYSEKCDVFSWGIILWEVITRRKPFDEIGGPAFRIMWAVHNGTRPPLIKNLPKAIESLMTRCWSKDPSQRPSMEEIVKIMTHLMRYFPGSDEPLQYPYQYSDDGQSNSATSTGSYVDYTCTGTSNRSDANMEHGDSQGSNDTIKIPFQFKPKVDPLRPSLPLSRGSSVESLSGRPQCLPSSDSKRMSADLSELEHRMPFASTARPPYKRGHRKTASFGTILDVPKIVVTATCEQQRRRSVQDLSAICSESGQGSRNSSRSSSPSVRMMPPDKTNSRGYGFSPDDPSDTNGSDNSIPMAYLTLDHQLQPLAPCPNSKESMAVFEQHCKMAQEYLKVQTEIALLIQRKKELIAELDQDEKDQQNTSRLVQEHKKLLEENKSLSTFYQQCKKQLELIRAQQQKKQGTS from the exons ATGTCATTGCCATCTGCCGATATGCTCGAAACTCCACCTGGTTATCCCTTTGAAGAAATAGAGTATGCGGACATTGAAGTTGAAGAG GTGGTTGGCAGAGGCGCCTTTGGTGTCGTCTGCAAGGCCAAATGGAAAGGCAAAGACGTTGCGATCAAGACCATAGAGAGTGAATCTGAAAGGAAGGCCTTCATAGTGGAG CTGAGACAACTTTCTCGAGTGAATCACCAAAACATTGTGAAGTTGTACGGCTCTTGCAATAATCCG GTCTGCCTGGTGATGGAATATGCTGAAGGGGGGTCTTTGTATAATG TGCTGCATGGCGCAGAGCCCCTCCCCTACTACACTGCCTCCCATGCCATGAGCTGGTGCTTCCAGTGTTCGCAGGGGGTCGCATACCTCCATGGCATGAAACCAAAAGCTCTCATTCACAGGGACCTCAAGCCACCCAA CCTGCTGCTTGTTGCGGGCGGCACCGTGCTAAAGATATGTGACTTTGGGACCGCTTGCGACATTCAGACCCACATGACTAACAACAAAGGAAGTGCAGCGTGGATGGCCCCTGAGGTGTTTGAAGGCAA CAATTACAGTGAGAAGTGTGATGTGTTCAGCTGGGGCATCATTCTCTGGGAGGTGATCACTCGCAGGAAGCCTTTTGATGAGATCGGAGGTCCGGCCTTTCGCATCATGTGGGCCGTGCATAacg GCACCCGCCCGCCTCTCATCAAGAATCTGCCGAAAGCCATCGAGAGCCTGATGACTCGCTGCTGGTCCAAAGACCCCTCCCAGCGGCCCTCCATGGAGGAGATAGTCAAGATCATGACTCACCTCATGAGG TACTTCCCAGGTTCTGATGAGCCCCTGCAGTACCCCTACCAGTACTCAGACGATGGGCAGAGCAACTCGGCCACAAGCACAG GATCCTATGTTGATTACACTTGCACTGGCACGAGCAACAGAAGTGACGCAAACATGGAGCATGGTGACTCTCAAGGGAGCAACGACACCATCAAGATTCCCTTTCAGTTCAAACCAAAG GTAGACCCCTTGCGGCCTAGTCTGCCTCTGTCCAGAGGGAGCAGTGTGGAGAGCCTGTCAGGACGCCCCCAGTGCCTCCCCTCGTCAGACAGCAAGAGAATGAGTGCCGACCTGTCAGAGCTGGAGCACAGGATGCCCTTTGCTTCTACAG caCGCCCCCCGTATAAACGAGGCCACCGTAAAACGGCATCGTTTGGCACCATTCTGGATGTCCCCAAGATCGTCGTAACAG CCACCTGTGAGCAGCAGAGACGAAGGTCTGTGCAGGACCTCTCAGCCATCTGCTCAGAGTCCGGTCAG GGGAGCAGGAACAGCAGCAGATCGTCAAGTCCCAGTGTGAGGATGATGCCTCCCGACAAAACCAACAGCCGAGGATATGGCTTCTCTCCTGACGACCCCTCAG aTACCAATGGCTCCGACAACTCCATTCCCATGGCATATCTGACCCTGGATCACCAGCTGCAG CCCCTCGCTCCTTGTCCCAACTCCAAAGAGTCCATGGCTGTGTTTGAGCAGCACTGCAAAATGGCCCAAGAATACCTGAAAGTGCAAACCGAGATCGCCTTGCTGATCCAGAGGAA GAAAGAGCTGATCGCAGAACTGGACCAAGATGAGAAGGACCAGCAGAACACGTCCCGTCTGGTGCAGGAGCACAAGAAGCTCCTGGAGGAGAACAAGAGTCTGTCCACGTTCTACCAGCAGTGTAAAAAGCAGCTGGAACTGATCCGGGCCCAGCAACAGAAGAAACAGGGTACCTCATGA
- the map3k7 gene encoding mitogen-activated protein kinase kinase kinase 7 isoform X2 yields MSLPSADMLETPPGYPFEEIEYADIEVEEVVGRGAFGVVCKAKWKGKDVAIKTIESESERKAFIVELRQLSRVNHQNIVKLYGSCNNPVCLVMEYAEGGSLYNVLHGAEPLPYYTASHAMSWCFQCSQGVAYLHGMKPKALIHRDLKPPNLLLVAGGTVLKICDFGTACDIQTHMTNNKGSAAWMAPEVFEGNNYSEKCDVFSWGIILWEVITRRKPFDEIGGPAFRIMWAVHNGTRPPLIKNLPKAIESLMTRCWSKDPSQRPSMEEIVKIMTHLMRYFPGSDEPLQYPYQYSDDGQSNSATSTGSYVDYTCTGTSNRSDANMEHGDSQGSNDTIKIPFQFKPKVDPLRPSLPLSRGSSVESLSGRPQCLPSSDSKRMSADLSELEHRMPFASTATCEQQRRRSVQDLSAICSESGQGSRNSSRSSSPSVRMMPPDKTNSRGYGFSPDDPSDTNGSDNSIPMAYLTLDHQLQPLAPCPNSKESMAVFEQHCKMAQEYLKVQTEIALLIQRKKELIAELDQDEKDQQNTSRLVQEHKKLLEENKSLSTFYQQCKKQLELIRAQQQKKQGTS; encoded by the exons ATGTCATTGCCATCTGCCGATATGCTCGAAACTCCACCTGGTTATCCCTTTGAAGAAATAGAGTATGCGGACATTGAAGTTGAAGAG GTGGTTGGCAGAGGCGCCTTTGGTGTCGTCTGCAAGGCCAAATGGAAAGGCAAAGACGTTGCGATCAAGACCATAGAGAGTGAATCTGAAAGGAAGGCCTTCATAGTGGAG CTGAGACAACTTTCTCGAGTGAATCACCAAAACATTGTGAAGTTGTACGGCTCTTGCAATAATCCG GTCTGCCTGGTGATGGAATATGCTGAAGGGGGGTCTTTGTATAATG TGCTGCATGGCGCAGAGCCCCTCCCCTACTACACTGCCTCCCATGCCATGAGCTGGTGCTTCCAGTGTTCGCAGGGGGTCGCATACCTCCATGGCATGAAACCAAAAGCTCTCATTCACAGGGACCTCAAGCCACCCAA CCTGCTGCTTGTTGCGGGCGGCACCGTGCTAAAGATATGTGACTTTGGGACCGCTTGCGACATTCAGACCCACATGACTAACAACAAAGGAAGTGCAGCGTGGATGGCCCCTGAGGTGTTTGAAGGCAA CAATTACAGTGAGAAGTGTGATGTGTTCAGCTGGGGCATCATTCTCTGGGAGGTGATCACTCGCAGGAAGCCTTTTGATGAGATCGGAGGTCCGGCCTTTCGCATCATGTGGGCCGTGCATAacg GCACCCGCCCGCCTCTCATCAAGAATCTGCCGAAAGCCATCGAGAGCCTGATGACTCGCTGCTGGTCCAAAGACCCCTCCCAGCGGCCCTCCATGGAGGAGATAGTCAAGATCATGACTCACCTCATGAGG TACTTCCCAGGTTCTGATGAGCCCCTGCAGTACCCCTACCAGTACTCAGACGATGGGCAGAGCAACTCGGCCACAAGCACAG GATCCTATGTTGATTACACTTGCACTGGCACGAGCAACAGAAGTGACGCAAACATGGAGCATGGTGACTCTCAAGGGAGCAACGACACCATCAAGATTCCCTTTCAGTTCAAACCAAAG GTAGACCCCTTGCGGCCTAGTCTGCCTCTGTCCAGAGGGAGCAGTGTGGAGAGCCTGTCAGGACGCCCCCAGTGCCTCCCCTCGTCAGACAGCAAGAGAATGAGTGCCGACCTGTCAGAGCTGGAGCACAGGATGCCCTTTGCTTCTACAG CCACCTGTGAGCAGCAGAGACGAAGGTCTGTGCAGGACCTCTCAGCCATCTGCTCAGAGTCCGGTCAG GGGAGCAGGAACAGCAGCAGATCGTCAAGTCCCAGTGTGAGGATGATGCCTCCCGACAAAACCAACAGCCGAGGATATGGCTTCTCTCCTGACGACCCCTCAG aTACCAATGGCTCCGACAACTCCATTCCCATGGCATATCTGACCCTGGATCACCAGCTGCAG CCCCTCGCTCCTTGTCCCAACTCCAAAGAGTCCATGGCTGTGTTTGAGCAGCACTGCAAAATGGCCCAAGAATACCTGAAAGTGCAAACCGAGATCGCCTTGCTGATCCAGAGGAA GAAAGAGCTGATCGCAGAACTGGACCAAGATGAGAAGGACCAGCAGAACACGTCCCGTCTGGTGCAGGAGCACAAGAAGCTCCTGGAGGAGAACAAGAGTCTGTCCACGTTCTACCAGCAGTGTAAAAAGCAGCTGGAACTGATCCGGGCCCAGCAACAGAAGAAACAGGGTACCTCATGA
- the map3k7 gene encoding mitogen-activated protein kinase kinase kinase 7 isoform X3, which produces MAYLTLDHQLQPLAPCPNSKESMAVFEQHCKMAQEYLKVQTEIALLIQRKKELIAELDQDEKDQQNTSRLVQEHKKLLEENKSLSTFYQQCKKQLELIRAQQQKKQGTS; this is translated from the exons ATGGCATATCTGACCCTGGATCACCAGCTGCAG CCCCTCGCTCCTTGTCCCAACTCCAAAGAGTCCATGGCTGTGTTTGAGCAGCACTGCAAAATGGCCCAAGAATACCTGAAAGTGCAAACCGAGATCGCCTTGCTGATCCAGAGGAA GAAAGAGCTGATCGCAGAACTGGACCAAGATGAGAAGGACCAGCAGAACACGTCCCGTCTGGTGCAGGAGCACAAGAAGCTCCTGGAGGAGAACAAGAGTCTGTCCACGTTCTACCAGCAGTGTAAAAAGCAGCTGGAACTGATCCGGGCCCAGCAACAGAAGAAACAGGGTACCTCATGA